From Alloacidobacterium dinghuense:
GAAGTGTAGCATTTAGCTTGTTTAGTTAAACCATAGGAGATGAGCAATGGGATTGTCTTGGCAACAAGGTCCGCTTTCGCCCGGAGCAATCGGCCGGTTCCTCGTTCCGGAACCGCTGCCTGAGAGGCTCCTGTATGTCGAACGGCTACGTCGCCGCATGCGCGTCCGTTTCGCCGGAACTTGGATTGCCGATAGCGAGCAGGTCCTTGTGCTCTTCGAGCCCGACCGCTATCCGGTGGCCTATTTCCCAGAGACCGATATTGTTCCAAGTACCATCGAGCTGACCGAGCATTCCACTCGACACCGCGACCTCGGGCCTACGTCCTGGTACACCGTCCGCGCGGGAAAAAAACGCACCCCGAGCGGCGTGGAAACACGCGAAGCTGCCCAGCTACGCGAGCGAGTTGCAGGGACGGGTCGCGTTCGCGTGGCCGGCCATGGACGCCTTCTACGAAGAGGACGAACGGATCATGGGTCATGCCGCCGACAGCTATCACCGCATCGACATCCGCCAATCTTCACGCAACCTCGTTGTTCGCCATCACGACCGCGTGGTCGCCGACACCAAGCGGCCGATGGTCCTGTATGAATCCGGCTTTGCGCCACGCTGGTACGTTCCGCGTGCCGACATCGATGAGTCCGCGCTGACAGCTGTAGAACATCGAACCTTCTGCCCGTATAAAGGGCTCTGCAGCTACTACAACATCGACGACGCAAGGCTTGCAGCGTG
This genomic window contains:
- a CDS encoding DUF427 domain-containing protein, whose amino-acid sequence is MDAFYEEDERIMGHAADSYHRIDIRQSSRNLVVRHHDRVVADTKRPMVLYESGFAPRWYVPRADIDESALTAVEHRTFCPYKGLCSYYNIDDARLAAWSYPDAYPEVGRISNLVSFEPDIVSVQLDGKQLHLEPGQTVIPHGPDRELTVDEASERRQHEN